The region AGTTGCCATTGCATCTTCATTATGATCAAATCTAAATTGGTCCTCTTCAAGTTTAGAAGGCTTCTCTTTAGTGGAACCATTGTCTTTAAGGTATTGAGGTAAATCCCCCTCTGTTGCTGCTAACTCTTCGATTAATGCAGGACCTATCGTTAATCGATCACAGCCAGATAAAGCTGTAATTTCACCAATATTTCTAAATGATGCACCCATTACGACTGTTTTAAATCCGTGTTCTTTATACCAACTATAAATTTTTCGTACTGAAACCACACCTGGGTCAGTTTCAGAAGTATATTCCTCACCTGTACTTGCTTTGTACCAATCTAAAATTCTTCCAACAAAAGGAGATATTAAGAATACACCAGCCTCAGCACAAGCTCTCGCTTGAGCAAAACTAAATAATAACGTTAGGTTACAGTTAATTCCTTCTTTTTCTAATATTTCACCTGCTTTAATACCCTCCCACGTAGAAGCTAACTTAACTAAAACTCTATCCTTTGTTAATCCAGCCTCCTCATATAATGAAATAATTTTTCTACCTTTAGCTACCATCTTGTCAACATTAAAAGATAGGCTTGCATCAACTTCTGTAGAGATTCTTCCAGGGATATGTTTTGAAATTTCTAAACCAACAAGAACGGCAAGCTTATCTGCAGCATCTTCAATTTGTTGTGCTTTATCAGAACTTTTACCTTTTGCATAGGTGATAGCTTCCTCAATCATAGGCTCACATTGCGGTAGTTTGCTTGCTTTCAATAGTAAAGACGGGTTGGTTGTAGCATCGACAGGTTTTAAAGACTTAATTGCGTCCACCTCTCCTGTATCCGCAACAATTGTTGTCATTGTTTTAAGTTGTTCAAGTAATGAAGCCATTAATTTCTCCGTATTTTTTAAATTAAGTATATTTTAATAAAGTCTTAGTTTAGTTTTAAACCTTATGACTTGGGTTGGACATTTTAACAAAAATTAACAAATAACAACAATTTTTTCTTCAATGCCATTGAGACAGTCATTATCAATTTATTTTTATATTTAACCTTACAATACGTTTAAGTCGACAAGCAATCATATAATATGGCAGAATTACGTTCTTTATATATTTACTATTAAATTAAGCATAACAAGTAATTAAATAATAACTATCCCAAAGGTATCCCATGACACAGAGTGTAATTTCATTCGAAGAGCTAAGAAATAAGGATGTAGGCATTGTAGGTGGCAAAAATGCCTCTCTCGGTGAAATGATTTCTCAACTAAAGACTAAGGGTGTAAGGGTTCCAACTGGATTTGCCACCACCGCAGATGCTTTCAACGAATTCTTAACTCAAGATCAGCTGGGAAAGAGGATTGAACAGGAGCTTGAAGATCTAGACATTAATGACGTCCTAAAGCTTGCGCAAAGTGGTAAAAAAATTAGAAAATGGATTCTGGATACGCCCTTCTCAAGTGATTTTGAGGATAGCATTAAAAATCATTATGAAAGTCTAATTAAAAGATCACCGAAAGGCACAACATTTGCGGTGCGTTCTTCAGCGACTGCAGAAGATTTACCAGATGCGTCCTTTGCTGGACAGCAAGAGAGCTTTTTAAATATCCATGGATTAGAAAATATTAAGCAAGCAATTAGAGAGGTATTTGCCTCCCTCTATAATGATCGTGCAATTTCATACAGGGTACATAAAAACTTTATTCATTCAGATGTGG is a window of Methylophilales bacterium DNA encoding:
- the tal gene encoding transaldolase; the protein is MASLLEQLKTMTTIVADTGEVDAIKSLKPVDATTNPSLLLKASKLPQCEPMIEEAITYAKGKSSDKAQQIEDAADKLAVLVGLEISKHIPGRISTEVDASLSFNVDKMVAKGRKIISLYEEAGLTKDRVLVKLASTWEGIKAGEILEKEGINCNLTLLFSFAQARACAEAGVFLISPFVGRILDWYKASTGEEYTSETDPGVVSVRKIYSWYKEHGFKTVVMGASFRNIGEITALSGCDRLTIGPALIEELAATEGDLPQYLKDNGSTKEKPSKLEEDQFRFDHNEDAMATEKLSEGIRNFVIDQNKLEDALSQKL